GATCGGTCCACGTGTGCCACAGGGCACGGTCATGAATGTCGATAAGTTCAACGGTGTCGTCAAGTTTGTTGATGATTCCCTTGAAGACAATAAAGAAATAGTCTGCACCGGTGGTTATTACTCCAAACCTGTTTTCTATTTCTATTTTCATCTCTATGCAACATTTAAGGTAGCATACTACCTGATACTCAAAAGAAAAATCTCAAATTGCAGGTTTGAAGGTATATTGTGGTATAAATGAAAATGATTTTTCAGTTTAAAATTAAAACCTGTGATCTTTAGTGTGTTGATATTGCTTCCACAGGGTCAAGACTTGCTGCTCTTTGTGCCGGATAAATTCCTGCAAACAGGTTCAGCAGGAACACGATTGTTATTATTGTCAATACATCTCCAATCCTTACAACAACCGGTATTGTGTCAATTCCATAAGCTCCTTCAGGAAGTGGATAACTCCCAATTGATAGTGCCAGAGCCACACCGGCTGCAGTTCCAATAACTGCTCCTGCAAGGCCAAGCATTCCACTCTCTATCAGAAAAATAGTTCTTATACTTGACTTACTGGCACCCATGGCAAGCAAAATGCCTATCTCTTTTATTTTTCCCATGACGACCATGTTCAGTGTGCTTACGACTCCAAAGGATGCAATAAGAAGAATGAATCCAAGTGTCACATTGTTGGAAACAGTCTCAATTGCAATAGTTCTCAGGATCTCCGGGTTATTATCGGTCCAGCCGGCAGCGTTGTAGCCGTAGTCCTCGATCATCTGTGCAA
The sequence above is a segment of the uncultured Methanolobus sp. genome. Coding sequences within it:
- a CDS encoding inorganic diphosphatase; amino-acid sequence: MKVVIETPKYSFFKYNKKGSRFVKEFLSPIPTIFNYGFIEGSLADDGMEKDVVVIGPRVPQGTVMNVDKFNGVVKFVDDSLEDNKEIVCTGGYYSKPVFYFYFHLYATFKVAYYLILKRKISNCRFEGILWYK